A single window of Macadamia integrifolia cultivar HAES 741 unplaced genomic scaffold, SCU_Mint_v3 scaffold1877, whole genome shotgun sequence DNA harbors:
- the LOC122065083 gene encoding abscisic acid receptor PYR1-like — protein sequence MEKGESSSMAENEDSGETTITHQATTPVSLTQEELEELKAVIHEFHSYGMISVGKCSSLLAQRIYAPAETVWSIVRQFDKPQTYKHFIKSCSSKDGFPTPITVGCLREVNVISGLPAETSTERLDVLDDERRVAGFTIIGGEHRLRNYRSVMSVNEFKGGRRSGGSYCGDQEDGGKIWTVVLESYVVDVPEGNTEEDTRMFADTVVRLNLQKLASVSEGLARDQDKHKQYR from the coding sequence ATGGAGAAAGGAGAGTCATCTTCAATGGCAGAGAACGAAGATTCCGGCGAAACAACAATAACCCATCAGGCAACGACTCCGGTTAGTTTAACCCAAGAAGAGTTGGAGGAATTAAAAGCAGTGATCCATGAGTTCCATTCCTATGGGATGATAAGTGTTGGCAAATGCTCGTCTCTGCTGGCTCAACGCATATATGCTCCGGCCGAAACGGTCTGGTCCATCGTTCGTCAGTTcgataaaccccaaacctacaAGCATTTCATCAAGAGTTGTTCCAGCAAAGATGGTTTTCCTACTCCGATCACCGTTGGATGCCTCAGAGAAGTCAACGTTATCTCCGGTTTACCTGCAGAGACTAGCACCGAAAGGCTTGATGTGTTGGATGATGAGAGAAGGGTGGCTGGGTTTACTATTATAGGTGGGGAGCATAGATTAAGGAACTACCGATCGGTGATGTCGGTGAATGAGTTCAAGGGAGGACGAAGAAGTGGCGGTTCTTATTGTGGGGATCAGGAGGATGGTGGGAAAATCTGGACCGTTGTTTTGGAATCTTATGTGGTTGATGTGCCGGAAGGGAATACGGAGGAGGATACAAGGATGTTTGCTGATACGGTGGTGAGATTGAATCTGCAAAAGCTTGCTTCGGTGAGTGAAGGGTTAGCTCGTGATCAAGATAAACACAAACAATACAGGTGA